From Peromyscus maniculatus bairdii isolate BWxNUB_F1_BW_parent chromosome 8, HU_Pman_BW_mat_3.1, whole genome shotgun sequence, a single genomic window includes:
- the Odf4 gene encoding outer dense fiber protein 4, whose protein sequence is MEPDLTEEEVEEIRASRNRRSLTEQRRNSVLPLQWRMRHSSRWMVQVVASEFSLVGFLLLLVMVFSKKWLYPSKSRFHQRYPKNITNRVYTSIHKMSTGLLYVCLSGSCSGKDSFKLWTIHPLLGVAKISFILALGLGFALTAWLHLPYLPRLQRMPFFGLIGIVLSFCEVTVIFLTLLLFPINLWIYELERNISVPIGWSYFIGWLVLVLYITCGVLCYLNHKNFWSLMMGSSSSSIDSPCNSRATGPLMTTEQPPSSQKDVLDPDKEED, encoded by the exons ATGGAACCTGATCTGACTGAGGAAGAAGTTGAGGAGATAAGAGCCAG CAGGAACAGGCGGTCACTCACGGAGCAGCGCCGCAACTCCGTGCTGCCCCTTCAGTGGAGAATGAGACACAGCTCCCGCTGGATGGTCCAGGTGGTGGCCTCAGAATTCAGCCTGGTGGGCTTCCTCCTTCTTCTGGTCATGGTCTTCTCCAAGAAATGGCTGTACCCCTCCAAGAGTCGTTTCCATCAGCGCTACCCCAAAAACATCACCAATAGAGTCTACACCTCGATCCATAAAATGTCCACAGGGCTTCTGTACGTCTGCCTATCTGGAAGCTGCAGCGGGAAAG ACAGTTTTAAGCTGTGGACAATCCATCCACTTTTGGGGGTGGCTAAGATAAGTTTCATCCTGGCCTTGGGGCTGGGCTTTGCCCTCACCGCCTGGCTGCACCTGCCGTACCTGCCCCGCCTGCAGAGAATGCCTTTCTTTGGCTTGATTGGGATCGTCCTGAGCTTCTGTGAAG TCACCGTCATTTTCCTCACCCTCCTGTTGTTCCCCATTAACCTCTGGATCTACGAGCTGGAGAGAAACATATCGGTCCCCATCGGGTGGAGCTATTTCATTGGCTGGCTAGTGCTCGTCCTGTACATCACCTGTG GCGTCCTTTGCTACCTCAACCACAAAAACTTCTGGAGCCTGATGATGGGCAGCAGTTCCTCCTCCATCGACAGTCCTTGCAACAGCAGAGCCACGGGGCCTCTGATGACTACCGAACAGCCCCCCAGCAGCCAGAAGGACGTCCTGGATCCCGATAAGGAGGAGGATTAA